In a genomic window of Octadecabacter temperatus:
- a CDS encoding ornithine cyclodeaminase gives MQSPSKLALVPFVSVENMMRLVHHNGLDEMLIRIADTIENDFLRWDQFDKTPRVASHSDVGVIELMPTSDGEMYGFKYVNGHPKNTAEGLQTVTAFGLLADVHSGYPVLLSEMTLLTALRTAAMSALAAKHLAPKDATTMAMIGNGAQSEFQCRAFQAICGITHVRLFDTDAAATQKCAKNLENSGLHVTMCQTAEDAVTGAQIITTCTADKQNATVLTDNMVGAGVHINAIGGDCPGKTELHADILHRSSIFVEYPPQTRVEGEIQALNNDHPVIELHEVFAGKTAGRTDDKQITLFDSVGFAIEDFSALRCIKDAIKGTDFYIDFDMLADPDDPRDLYGMLNRAK, from the coding sequence ATGCAATCGCCTTCAAAACTCGCCCTTGTGCCCTTTGTGTCCGTTGAAAACATGATGCGCCTTGTTCATCACAACGGACTTGATGAGATGCTCATCCGCATCGCTGACACGATCGAAAACGATTTCTTGCGTTGGGATCAGTTCGACAAAACGCCGCGCGTCGCGTCGCATTCCGATGTTGGCGTGATCGAGCTTATGCCCACATCTGATGGCGAGATGTATGGGTTCAAATACGTCAACGGCCACCCGAAAAACACCGCTGAAGGTCTGCAAACAGTCACGGCCTTCGGCCTGCTTGCGGACGTGCATTCCGGTTACCCCGTTCTGCTGTCTGAAATGACTTTGCTAACGGCCCTACGCACCGCAGCTATGTCCGCATTGGCCGCCAAACACCTCGCCCCAAAAGACGCGACAACAATGGCGATGATCGGCAACGGCGCACAGTCTGAATTCCAATGCCGTGCCTTTCAGGCGATCTGTGGCATCACACATGTGCGCCTATTCGACACCGACGCGGCTGCAACACAAAAATGTGCAAAGAACCTTGAAAACAGCGGCTTGCATGTAACGATGTGTCAAACCGCAGAGGACGCCGTGACGGGTGCGCAGATCATAACGACCTGCACCGCAGACAAACAAAACGCAACCGTTCTGACCGACAACATGGTCGGTGCTGGCGTCCACATCAACGCCATCGGTGGCGACTGCCCGGGCAAAACGGAACTCCACGCCGATATCCTTCACCGTTCCTCAATCTTCGTGGAATACCCGCCACAAACCCGCGTTGAAGGTGAAATCCAGGCCCTCAATAACGACCACCCCGTCATTGAACTCCACGAGGTCTTTGCGGGCAAAACGGCGGGCCGTACAGACGACAAGCAGATAACGCTGTTCGATTCAGTTGGCTTTGCGATTGAGGACTTCTCCGCGCTGCGCTGCATCAAAGACGCGATCAAAGGAACGGATTTTTACATCGATTTCGACATGCTTGCGGACCCTGACGACCCTCGCGACCTATATGGCATGCTCAACCGCGCGAAATAG
- the gyrA gene encoding DNA gyrase subunit A, which produces MNDTPETPENEEENSGDAVVTRMEHDGPSISITSEMKTSYLDYAMSVIVSRAIPDLRDGLKPVHRRILYAMYEGGNTHDKPYRKSARAVGDVMGKYHPHGDSAIYDALVRMAQDFSMSLPLLDGQGNFGSMDGDNPAAMRYTEVRMDKPAAYLLADIDKNTVDFQDNYDGKDREPTVLPARYPNMLVNGAGGIAVGMATNIPPHNLGEVIDATMALIENPDLTTEELIEFVPGPDFPTGGIMLGRSGARKAYLEGRGSVVTRAKTKVEEIRKDRWAIVIEEIPYQVNKSTMVERIAEAARDKKIEGISHVQDESDRNGVRVVVELKRDATAEVVLNQLFRFTPMQTSFGCNMLALNGGRPETLTLRRFLTSFLEFREDVVIRRTAFELNKARDRAHVLCGLAVAVSNVDEVVATIRASADAPAAREALMTRAWPAAEILPFIALIDDPTHTANDDGTYNLSEIQARAILELRLQRLTQIGVKEVTDELEELAGKIKEYLAILSSRERILGIIRDELQECRDLFAVPRRTEIVDWSGDMEDEDLIESQDMVVTVTESGYIKRTVLSDFRAQKRGGKGVSGSGLKEDDVVTQLFVANTHTQLLFFTTDGMVYKLKTWRLPQGSRTSKGKAIVNILPIPTGVSIAAIMPVDRDEKDWDDLQIVFATSAGTVRRNKLSDFTNVMRNGKIAMKFEGENEGVSLINARICSDDDDVMLVTNSGRAIRFPCTDVRVFNSRASLGVRGIKLKGDDEIVSMSVIRHFDAEASERTAYLKMRRAMAGLADDAEVEDEEEPAGDITTERYAEMSASENLILTITAGGSGKLSSSHDYPVRGRGGMGVTAMDKAMRGGEIVASFPVEMDDQIMLATSKGQSIRVPIEGISFRSRSAGGVKVFNTGKNEVVVSVAYIADQADEDEAEDSADE; this is translated from the coding sequence ATGAATGACACTCCGGAAACACCTGAAAACGAAGAAGAAAACTCTGGCGACGCGGTCGTAACTCGCATGGAGCATGACGGCCCTTCGATTTCGATCACTTCGGAGATGAAAACCTCCTACCTCGATTACGCCATGTCGGTCATCGTTTCCCGTGCGATTCCGGACCTTCGGGACGGTTTAAAACCCGTCCATCGCCGTATTCTTTATGCGATGTATGAAGGCGGAAATACGCACGATAAACCTTACCGTAAATCCGCCCGTGCCGTCGGTGACGTGATGGGTAAATACCACCCGCACGGCGACAGCGCGATCTATGACGCCTTGGTGCGAATGGCGCAGGATTTCTCAATGTCGCTGCCGCTTTTGGACGGTCAGGGTAACTTTGGCTCCATGGACGGCGATAACCCTGCCGCGATGCGTTACACCGAAGTCCGCATGGACAAACCGGCGGCGTATCTGTTGGCCGACATCGACAAAAACACCGTCGATTTCCAAGACAACTATGACGGCAAGGACCGCGAACCGACGGTTCTTCCGGCCCGTTACCCCAATATGCTGGTGAATGGTGCCGGCGGTATTGCTGTTGGTATGGCCACCAATATCCCGCCCCACAATTTGGGCGAAGTCATCGACGCGACAATGGCGTTGATCGAAAACCCTGATCTGACCACGGAAGAGCTGATCGAATTCGTCCCCGGCCCTGATTTTCCGACGGGTGGCATTATGCTTGGCCGTTCCGGCGCACGCAAAGCCTATCTTGAGGGCCGCGGTTCCGTTGTGACCCGTGCCAAGACCAAAGTCGAAGAGATCCGCAAGGACCGCTGGGCCATCGTGATCGAAGAAATCCCCTATCAGGTGAACAAATCCACCATGGTGGAACGTATCGCCGAAGCCGCGCGGGACAAAAAGATCGAAGGCATTTCCCACGTTCAAGATGAATCAGATCGCAATGGCGTGCGCGTTGTTGTCGAGCTGAAACGCGATGCCACAGCCGAAGTCGTGCTGAACCAATTGTTCCGCTTCACGCCGATGCAGACCAGCTTTGGCTGCAACATGCTGGCCCTGAACGGTGGCCGCCCTGAAACGCTGACACTACGCCGTTTCCTGACATCCTTCTTGGAATTCCGCGAAGATGTCGTCATCCGCCGCACGGCGTTTGAACTGAACAAAGCCCGCGACCGCGCCCACGTTTTGTGTGGTCTGGCTGTGGCTGTGTCCAACGTCGACGAAGTCGTCGCCACCATCCGCGCGTCCGCGGATGCGCCCGCCGCCCGTGAAGCCTTGATGACACGCGCTTGGCCGGCCGCCGAAATCCTGCCCTTCATCGCATTGATCGACGATCCGACCCATACGGCCAATGATGATGGCACCTATAACTTGTCCGAAATTCAGGCCCGCGCGATCCTTGAATTGCGCCTGCAGCGCCTGACCCAGATCGGCGTTAAGGAAGTCACCGATGAGCTGGAAGAGCTCGCAGGTAAAATCAAAGAATACCTGGCCATTCTGTCCTCTCGTGAGCGTATCCTCGGGATTATCCGGGACGAACTGCAAGAATGCCGCGATCTGTTTGCTGTTCCACGTCGCACCGAAATCGTCGACTGGTCCGGCGACATGGAAGACGAAGACCTTATTGAATCCCAAGACATGGTCGTGACGGTCACGGAATCCGGCTACATCAAACGCACCGTGCTGAGCGATTTCCGCGCACAAAAGCGTGGCGGCAAAGGCGTATCTGGCAGTGGTCTAAAGGAAGACGATGTTGTTACGCAGCTATTCGTTGCCAACACCCACACACAGCTGTTGTTCTTCACAACAGACGGCATGGTCTACAAGCTCAAGACATGGCGCCTGCCCCAAGGGTCGCGCACGTCCAAAGGTAAGGCCATCGTCAACATCCTGCCGATCCCGACAGGTGTTTCGATTGCTGCCATCATGCCAGTAGATCGCGATGAAAAAGACTGGGACGACCTGCAAATCGTCTTTGCGACCTCAGCGGGTACCGTGCGCCGCAATAAGCTGTCTGATTTCACCAACGTCATGCGCAACGGCAAGATCGCGATGAAGTTTGAGGGCGAGAACGAAGGCGTTTCCCTAATCAACGCCCGCATCTGTTCTGATGATGATGATGTGATGCTTGTCACCAACTCTGGCCGCGCAATCCGCTTCCCATGTACCGATGTACGCGTGTTTAACTCTCGTGCGTCCCTGGGTGTTCGCGGGATTAAGCTAAAGGGCGACGACGAAATCGTCTCCATGTCCGTGATCCGCCACTTTGACGCCGAAGCGTCCGAGCGGACGGCCTACCTCAAGATGCGCCGTGCCATGGCGGGCTTGGCAGATGATGCCGAAGTAGAGGACGAGGAAGAACCAGCGGGTGACATCACCACAGAACGCTACGCTGAGATGTCCGCGTCAGAAAACCTGATTCTGACAATCACCGCTGGTGGTTCTGGTAAGCTCAGTTCTAGCCACGACTACCCTGTTCGCGGTCGCGGCGGTATGGGTGTTACGGCGATGGACAAAGCCATGCGCGGGGGTGAAATCGTCGCCTCCTTCCCTGTGGAAATGGATGACCAGATCATGTTGGCCACGTCCAAGGGCCAATCCATCCGCGTACCGATCGAAGGTATCTCGTTCCGCAGCCGGTCCGCTGGTGGCGTGAAGGTGTTTAACACTGGCAAGAACGAAGTTGTCGTGTCCGTGGCCTACATCGCGGATCAGGCGGATGAAGATGAAGCCGAGGATTCAGCAGACGAATGA